The Chitinophaga niabensis genomic interval GGAAAGTCTCCCTGCAAATACACGCAGCCGATGAACAAGGTAAACCGGTCATCGCCCAATTAGGCGCAACTGCATATGATCGCATCTATCACCGGCCAGCAGAACCAAACGATATACAAACACATTACCTGCTCTTTACCCAGCTGAAAGGCCATATTTACGATCCGGGGTATTACTTTGATACTTCCCATGCAGATCGCAAACAGGCACTGGACCTGTTACTCCTCACACAAGGCTGGCGATCCTATTCCTGGAGTGAGGAAGCATTAAAAAGAATGGACAACCTGGTATTATCTGACAGCACAAGTATCGAACTCGTTGCGCTCAAAAAGAAAGCAAGATCTTCTCAACAGGCGGTTATGCTTTTTGATGCGGAACAGCAACAAAGTCAGATGACCACACTGGACAACAAGGGATCCTTACAGCTTTCGCCAGAAATTTTAAGCCTGTCCGGCAGCATCTATATCAGGCATTACGGTGAAAAGCGGGATTTCGAATGGAAGACATTTGACCCATTTGAACAGATCAATAAAATGAAGCCCTGGCAAAAAATAAACTACCCTTTGGAAGGATCACCCAAACAAGCAACCACAGAAGATCAACCGCTGCTGGCCCGTGGAAGCATCAAACTTAAGGCCGTAGAAATACAGGGGAAGAAAGCAACCGTGTTCCGCGACAAATATATTGGCCACCTGGACAGTATGGCGAAATACGATGGCCTTACGGACAGGGCACACGGATCATGGTTAAATTGTCCGGTGGCCGGATGCGGCAAAGAACTTCCCATTGAGGGAAAGACATATATCACATGGAGCGGCCCTAATCCCCCGGCTTCTCATCCCTTCTCTTTCAACTCAACAAATACCAAATACGTTGTTTATCATTATCCCCAATACACGGAGGAAGAGTTGCTAAAGATGAATGGACAGGCCAGGGTAAAAGGCTTCTATCCCAAAAAAGAATTTTACCAGCCCGATTATGAGAAGGAACAAGATCCGCTGCCGGATTACAGGAATACACTGCTCTGGGCACCTAACATCATAACGGATGAAAACGGAAATGCCACCCTGGAATTCTTTACTTCAGATATCAATTCCGCTTTTTATGGTATTGTAGAAGGCATTAGCGCCAATGGCATCTTAGGTAAAGCTACTTTTGAATTCATCGTAACGAAATAAAAGCACTAGTAACTGATCTCCACCTTCACCCCATCAGGGCTATTATCAAACTGTAGAAAAACAGTTTTGGAAGATTCATCCCAGGAAGTAGCGGCAGGCGTTATCTTTTCACCACCCGGCCCATGCAGTACTGTTTCCTTTGGCGCAGACGGCAGCAGGATGCGCATAGCATTCACCGTTTTAGCAGGGCTTTTTGCAACAAAGCTGTACGCCCCCGCTTTTCTTTCTTCATTGTAAATCCGTGCTGCAGCCGCAAGCACCTGTGGCTTGCCCGGTTCCTTCACCCTCCCTACGTTCAACAATAGCGCCTGTTTACCCGGCGTTACAGATTTACTCGCCAGCACAGGAAGTGTAGGATCAAAGAGATCGATCACCGGCCCCTTTACAACAAAAGGATTCTGGTCATTATTTTCATCCATTACCGCTACCACATCATACATCCCCCTGGATACATAAAGGCTATTCCTGAACAACAGTTTACCGGCCTTAGCACTCTCTTCATAAGCCTTTTGCACCAGCGCCACATAGGACTTCTCCCCGGCTGCATTCATCACAAACTCCTTAGGATGCTCCCGTACGATATATACATACCCTTTCCCCACGCGGGCCTGCGACTGTTCAGGTTTTACTCCCAGCAGGCGGAACAAATGTTCTGACGGTGCCTTGAAAGTATTACCTTTTGTATTCCACCATTCCTGCACAGACTGATAAGGATCATCATCACGCCCGCAATAAATAAGCACTCCCCCTTTTTTCACCCATGCCGCCAGGTGTTGATGGACTTCGGCAGACATTGGCTTCATGTTAGAGTAACTCATCACCAGCACTTTAATATCTTTCAGCGTTGCTTCGAAAGGCAGGTTTTCCATATGCACTGTCTGAACCGGAATTCCCAATTTAACCAAAGGCAGCGTTTGCCCATAGAAGTTAGAGAACTGCGGGTCTTCAAATCCCTGGTGGGTCGGGAAGCGCTGGAACATCATGGAATTACCCATCAGCACACCGATGCCATTCACACCAGATACCCTGTTCGCTGTTTCAGGCATACTGTTCAGCGCATTCACCATGATCTGCATCTGGGTTGAATAATACTTCGGGATCAGGATACTGGAATCACTATTTGGTAATTTATAAGGGCGGGTGTAGATCCGTTCAGGCCAGGGCATTACTTCATAGTTCGCTACCATTGGGTACAGCAGTTTAGCTGTAAAAGTAGCTTCGTAATTACGCTTGTAATCACCCCAGTCACGTGGCCAGTCTTCGATCGGATCGGTGAGCAGGAATATCTTACGGCCGGTAGGTGCCGTCATGGAGATCATGGAACCATACTCCAGGAATGCATTTTCGAATACACGTTCCTTACGCAGGCCATTGAAGTAGGTAGGTTCACGCGAGGTGCCTGTCCATACCTGCGCGATGTAACCATCTATACTTGGCAAAGAAGCCAGGCTTGCCTCCGGGCTAACGATCCTCCAGGAAGAATAATTCACCAGCGAATGTGTGGGAATATACACTTTTACATCCATCCCCTTCTGCTTACCATACGCTTTGGCGTATTCGGATACTTCCTTGATAGCATTATAATACAGGTGATACTTCAGCTTGCTGGACAGGTAAGTATTCTCCGGCGAAGTGTGCTGTGGCTGCCAGGGAAACCCGTAATACTGTTGCCATTCTTTCTTGAAAACCTCACTGTAACCAGCGCGTGCCCAAAACTCAGGCTCTTCCAGGTGAATGTGGCTGATACCGGCATCTATCACTTTCTTGATGATTGCCTCCTTCATGTAAGCAATGAAAGTACTTTCCGGCACTACGTAAGGCACATTCCTGCCATGCCAGATCGTATCCCCATCCTGTTCTACCTGCCCGATGCCGAAATGATTCTTTCCATCCCATTTACCCGTGAAGTAATCTTCGTAATTCCCCCAGGCAATGCCGGTCATAAAGTGGGTCTGATATCCCCTTTCCCTCCACGATTTCACACGCGCTTCGAAGGTCATGCCGCGACGGTCGCCGGCACCATAAACGATTGCGATGTCCGAACGGACATCTATTTCCGGGGTCCACGCACTGCTGGTCTGAAAGGCCGTTTTCTCCTGTGCCATTGCGGTTACAGAAAGGCATAAGCTGCAAACAAAAATGAGCGTTCTTCTCATCATGGTATATTGATGGTTTTAACCGTTGTATAGTTGTAATACTTCAGGCCATAATCTATACGTGCTCCCACCCGCAGGAAGAAGGAGCGTGAACCTGGGAGTACATCTTTCGTAGTGAGCGTAACGGTTTGCCCCAGCTGATCGTTACCGGATGTTCCACCGTAATTCACCTGCACAGAATACTTGTTATCGTAGTTATTATTACCCACGTAATTATTAGGACTTACAAAGAGGAACACATCCGTCACATTCTTGTGAAATGCAGTGTTGGCAGTACCACGTGTAAACCTTACCTGAACGGAGATAGTTTTGTTCGTAGCATTATAAGCTGGTTCTCCCACCCACGCTACGTTCAGAAATGGCTCCACTTCAAAGTCGACATTGGTGGTTCCGGCAATATCCATGGTCTTGCGTTTATCCACTGTTACCTGGCCGGAACCATCGTATTGTACAAGTGGTACAAAAGGTCCTTCCACCGAAATGCGGTAATTGCCTTTGAATATCTTTGTATTGCGGAAAGAGCCGTCCTGCATAGCGAAGAAATAATAAGGCGTTGGTGTACTGCTCCAGCTCAACTCTTCCAGTACAAGGCGCATTCCCCTGTCGCCAGCTTCAGATTGCAGGTTACTTTTGGAGCCTGCATCTTTTATATTGCCAGCGAGCGTTTCAGCTGGCTCCGGATAATCATCATATTTCTTGGTACAGCCACTGGCCAGCAATATCAATATACAAAAACTTATATGGCAGATCTTATTTTTCATGACGTTAATTTTTACAAACATTAATAGCCTGGGTTCTGGATCAGGTTCTGGCTTTTGGAGATCTCCGAGCCGGGGATATCCTGGTAATACCACCTGGTATCGAACGTATAACGTGAATTGCGTTCGTCCAGCCGCGCATCAAAGAAATATTTGCCGGCCTCTGCTGAGTAGAAAGCCATCAGTGTACGGTAAACGGTACCATTTTGTTCCTTGTCGAGGATACGCCATCTCTTAAGGTCCCACCAGATCTTGTTCTCAAACGCCAGTTCCTTTCTTCTTTCATTGCGAACAATATCTATAGTGTTGAGTGCAGCAGCAGAAGCTAATAATACAGCGCCGGCCCTTTCGCGGATCTGGTTGATAATGCTGAACGCATCCTGCAGATAACTGCCTCCCTGCCCTGCTGCATGTAATTCATATGCAGCTTCTGCACGGTTCAGTAATACCTCTGCATAGCGCATTTCTATCCAGGTTTGGTCCGAACGGTTTTCCAACACTTCAGCAGTAGGCCTGTTCGGATCGAGGTATTTCCTCACAGAAAAACCAGATACAGCCCCTGTTCCATCAGCCGTAAATACACCACTTCTGCCGGCAGGGTTTTTCTTTGATCCATCAGGTAATGTGAAGGGCGTTTGCTGTGCGTTGGGAGAAGATACAATGTTAACGGACGGATAAGGAGCAGTAGACCCTTCAGGCAATAAACGGCTGATACCACCAGCTGTACTACCTGTATAAATACCACGATAGATCTCAATGCTCTCATTCTTAAAAATATCTCCCGGAACAATCACGGTGGCACGCAGCCTGGGTTCTGCGTTTGCAAAGAGGTCCAGCGTATTGGTGTAGAGGATATATTTCCCACCGGCATCCAGCGTTTGAATGGTGCCGTCAGGGTTCTTTGGAAAACCATCATAAAGCTCCACCAGGTTCAGTGTAGGATTCACCTCAGCAGAATAGCCATTTCCACCCATCAACTGTCGGGGAACATTATAAGCATCATAGCCGTGTACCGTTTCAGGATATTTATATCCTTTTACCAGGATGTTCTCCGGGCTTGTTGCATCAAAGAACAGGTTGATGTAATTCTGCATCTGCGCCTGTTTGTCTCCGGCAGCCCAACTTTTTTTGTACAGGCTGTAATGACCATCTACAAGGCCTGCTGCATCATAGGCGGCTTTGAAATAATCATTTGCTTTGTTAGCAGGTATACCTACCAGCCTGTTCTGATTACCATCGAACAACTGTATCTGGTTATATTTCGCAATTGAACCAGCATACAACATCGCGCGTGATTTAAAAGCTGCTGCTGCATATTTATTAGCACGCCCGGATTCACTGGAAGCCTTCATGTTGTTATAGGCGAAATCAAGGTCTGCCGCAATGGAATCGTACACAGCCTGTTCTGATGCCCTCGGTATCTTCAGCTCCTCTATACTTTGTTCCGGGTAGTTCAACACTTTGTTGATGATGGGTACACCACCATATCTTTTCACAAGCGCCATATATGTTACTGCGCGGATAAAGCGGGCTTCTCCCAGCCAGTGGTTCACATCCGCCTGCTGGAAGTTACCGGCATATGTTGGCAGGGTCTGCAGGAAATAATTTGCTTCCCTTATCAGCGGATAGGCGCGTTCCCAAAAATTGAATCCCTCGGTGGTAGAACCGTTCAGGTCACGGCTCAATGCTTCACCGGTATTGGCAGGTTGAGGATTGATGATCCAGAAGTGATTGGTACCTCTTGTGGGCGAATACCGGAAATCTTCAAATGGCAGTTCACTGTAGCAGCGGGCCATGTAAATCCTGATACCACCCTCGGTAGTAAACACATCTTTATCCTGGATCACGTTCATGGGTGGAATATCCAGATCGGTGCAGGCTGTTTGCCCAATGAAGCATACGATGGAAAGCAAGAATATCTTCAGTTTCATAACATTAAAATTTAACGTTCAGACCTACGGAGAAAGTCCTGTTGAGTGGGTACAGGTAGCTGTACAAAGTAGCAGGGTGCTCAGGGTCTACATACTTTATATCAGTGATGGTGATCAGGTTGTATCCATTCACAAAAGCCCTCACACCTTTAAGCCCTATCCTCGTAGCTATCCTTTCAGGAAGTGAATAACCGACCTCTGCACTCTTCAGCCTTAAATAAGCAGCATTCTGTACGTTGAAAGCAGAGTTCTCATCAGGCACAGTACCTGTGTACCCATACTTCCCGGGTATCCATTGTGTATTCGGATCATAAGGATCAGCTTTGGGATCTGCTGGATGCCATCTGTCCAGGAACAAAGCCAGGCCGCTACCACCACCCCATAAAGATTCACGCAGTTGTTCATTATATCCGATATTCACCATATCGGAACCCTGGAAAAGGCAATTGAAGTCCACCCCTTTCCAGGAGCCTCCAAGCATAAGCCCATAATTAACCAGGGGAATGCCGTTATAAGCAATGGGGTGTACATCAAGGTCGCTGATCATACCATCGCCATTCCAGTCTTCATAAGCATAGTCACCGGGCAGCGTACCTCTTCCCACATAATTCTTACTGTCCAGGATACTTTGCCAGGACTCAAAACGGCCACCGGCACCAAGGCCCCATCGGGCATTATTAAACCGGTTATTAGAATTCTGCCGCCAGTTCTCGTAAGAATTACCCGCTGCGGAACGCTCTACAAAACGGTTGCGGGTACGGGTGTAAGAATAGATGGCTTTCGCATAGTACTCGAAATCTCCTATTTTATTGCCATGGTTGATCTCCAGTTCTATCCCCTGTGAGCGGTTGCTGTTGAGGTTTTCCTGGGGAAGGTTTGCTCCCACAACCCCCGGCAGGCTTTGTGCACGGGTGGTCAGCAAACCTGTTCCGTCTCTGCGGAAGATATCCACAGTAAGGCCGAGCATTCCTCTCCATGCATTGATATCGATGCCAAAGTTTGTGGTTTTAGCTACGAACCAGGTAATGAAAGGATTGGGGATCCCTTTACTTTGCAGCCCGTTGATAAACTCATCGTCGAAGATATGTCCCGGGGGCAGCTGGTTATTGTCGCCGGAAGCAGGATAAGTGTATCCTGTAATAAACTGGTATGCAGCAGCCCCATCATCACCCAACTCACCATAAGACGCACGGATCTTCAGGTTATCGATCATGCGTAATGCCGGACTATTCTTCCAGAATCCTTCTTCTGAAACCCTCCATCCTGCGGACACTCCCGGAAAGAAACCAAACTGTTTATCTCCAGGGAATTTAGATGATCCATCACGGCGAAAACTTGCTTCCAGCAGGTATTTGGATTTGAATGCATAATTTATTCTGCCTACCAGTGCACGGTTGGCATTGCGGTAAAGATCATTGAGGGAAGACGACATATTCCCCTGCTGATTGGTACTGTTGCCCGCCATTAACTGATCCACTGCCAGGGAAAGTTCCCGCATAGCGTAGAAGTTATCTCCTGAACGCACACTGTTCTCGTACAATATCAACGCGCTCACATCATGCACTGAGTTGAACTTATGATCATAACTGGCAGACAGCTGGAACAAACTGTTAGGCCGCTCATAGTATTCCCTTCGTAAACTGGAAGGTGATTGCTGTGGCCTTGCGGTATAAGCATTCGAAGCCGCATCATAAGTATATTGATTGTATTCCCTTTGATAGAGTTTATTGGTGTAGCTGTTGTAATCGTAGCTGTACATCCCTTTAAACTTTAACCCGGCAAGAAAAGGCACCTGGTAAGTAGCGGATACAGATGACTGGAACCACCTGTTCAGGAATTGTTTATACCCTGAGATATCTTTATTTGACATAGCCACCGGGTTCGTACCATCTACAGGCGTATGTGCTAAATAGTCAGGATTATTGTTAGCATATACCGGCTCGAGTGGATTCTGGCGCCAGAAGGAACGGATGATCCACCAGCTATCCTGGTAGGGCTGGTTCTTCTGATCGAAGATGCCGTTTATGTTTAGGTCTACAGTAATATCCCGTGTTACTTTGCCGGTAATATTGGAGCGTACGTTATAGCGTTTATAATTAAGATCACCGCTTCTGAGGAAACCCTGCTGTTCTGTGTATCCGAGGCTCACATAATAACTGATATCTTCACTGCCACCGGAAGCATTGAGGTTGTGTTGCATCTGCGGAACCACATCCTTTATGGTAGGCGTATACCAGTCCGTACTTTGTTTGGAACCATTACGGTAAGCGTCGAAATCAGCATCGGTATATGCCAGGCGGCCGCCATTTACATTATGCATCAGCTTCTCATTCACGAGGGTCATATAACCGATCGCATCCAGGGAGCGCGGCAGGCCGGAAGGTTTTTGCCAGGTATAGCTTCCGTTGTAGGTAAGCTGGCGTCCTATCTTACCACGTTTGGTGGTCACCAGTATCACGCCATTTGCGGCACGTACGCCATATACAGCAGCAGATGCATCTTTCAGTACCGAAATATTTTCTATATCGTTAGGATCGAGGCGCGCAATGTTATCGCGGGGAATACCATCTATGATCATGAGCGGCGCACCAAAACCACGGATATCGAAGTTATTGTCGAAAGAGCCCGGTTCACTGCTATTCTGTACAATGCGGAGACCGGGAACTTTACCCGTTAGCATATTCAGCACATTTTCGTTTTTAGTGGTATTGATCTCTGCATTGGTAACTGCCGCCACAGATCCGGTAAGGGTGGCTTTCTTTTGCACACCATAACCCACTACCACCAGTGTAGTCAGTGCCTTGTTTTCCACCGCTAATTTCGCATCAACGGTAGACCGCCTCTGAATAGGTATTTCCTGGCTAATGTATCCGATGAAAGAGAACACAAGTGTTTCAGTTCCCAGCGGCACTGATAGCACATAGCTTCCATCCTCACGGGTAACTGTACCTTTGGAAGTACCTTTTACTGCTATATTCACACCAGGAAGCGGCTCCTGGCTCTCTCCCACCACTTTTCCCTTCACGGAGAAAACCTGCTGAGCACTATTGCTCCTGGGCTTCACCACGATCGTATTTTCACGGATGGCATAATCCAGCGGCTGACCTGCAAAACAGAGGTCCAGCACTTCTTCCACCGTAGCCTTTTCAACGGAAATGCTGACAGGTTTGGTGGATGCCAGCTGGGCATCATTGTACAGCAGCTTGTAACCGCTTTGTCTTTTCAGTTCTTTCAACACTACTTCAATGGAAGTGTTCTTTACGTTCAGCGTGACCAATTGGGCAAATGCAGATGCCCTCACTTGCATGAATGCCATCATGCATAACGCGAAAGTCAGCTTTCCGTATAATAGGAATTTCAATGTGTGGAACCGTTGCATAGCAAACTTTTTGGTTGTTATGGTATATTGTTGCGCATATAGAGGATTAACGAGAAACTTGTATAGTAGTACCTTTCAGTCCGAAACGAACGCTTTCAGTCATTTCCAGCATATTGAGCACTCCGGAAACATTGCCGTAACGAGACACGGTACCGGAGAAAGTTAAGCCCTGCATTTCACCAGTGTATTCAGGCTTTATATTGTACCAGCGGGAGAGTTTGCGCATGATGCTGTGAATGTCCTCATTATCAAAAATGAAAAGACCATTCTTCCAGGCTACAGCTTCTTCCACATTAGCCCGGCTCATAGTGATGGTGTTGCCAACGAGTGCCTGCATACCGGGTTTAAGGATATGCCGGCCTGAAAGATTACTGACAGCTACACTGCCTTCAAGGAGGGTTACTTTACTTTTAGCTTCATCAGCATAAGCCATCACATTGAAATGAGTTCCCAGTACCTCAACGGAGTTACCATTGAAAGCAACTTTGAAAGGCATATGCTCGTTGCGCGCCACTTCAAAATAAGCCTCGCCGGTAATTTCCACAGACCGGTCCTGCCCGCTGAAAGAAGAAGGGAATCTAAGCGTAGAAGCCGCATTCAGCCAAACGCTGGTACCATCGGATAACGTGATCCTGAACTGTCCGCCTACAGGTGTGGAAAGCGTATGTATCTGCACTTCATCAGATGCGCCACCCATATTATAGGCCAGGCTTCCGCTATCCAGTTTCACACACTGTATTCCTCCCTGGTTAAAAAGCGTGCCGTTAGACGCACTATCCAATACAATGCGCTGGCCATTACCAAGCGTTAATACAGCACGGTTGCCACCGGGGGCACGGTCATTATTACTATTTTCTGCGAGGGGAACAGCAGCAGGGATGGAAGGAGACGGTTTTAAAAGCCACCAGCCAAGAACAGCTACCAGCAATACGGCAGCTGCAGTTGCAACCGTCCTGAAAGTGCGGATACGGGCGGATCTTCTCCAGCCAATATTCTGCTCTATAGCACCCAGCAATCTTTTCTCGTGAAGCTCACGGCTTTCAGCCATAGCAGGAGGCACTTCCAGGAATTGCCCATCATCATGCGCCAGCCATTGGGCCAGCTCAGCAGCCTCATCAGGGGAGATCGTGCCCTGCAATTGCTTTCGGGCCAGTTCTTGATAACGTTTATTCGTGGAATGGTCTTGCATCAGCAAAGGGTTTCTGATACAAGGTCAATTGAAAAGGAGTTTTCCCTGAATGGAAGAAGAAATTTTTTTCAGGGGGATTAAAAGAATAACATCCACATCCGCGAGATAAGCTGCCCCAGGCCGGAACGCAGGATCTTAAGAGCGCGGCTGATATGGGTTTCCACTGTTTTTTCAGAAACTTTCATGTACCGGGCTATTTCCCGCTGGCTGTACCCTTCCCCCCGGAGCCTGTAAGCAAGCTGGCACTTCTCAGGAAGAGCCGCCACTATTTTCTCCAGCCAGCCCTTCAATTCCTCGAACCCCAGCCACTCTTCGGTAGAATGGTCTGCGGGAGATAAGCTGCGGGCGGTATCCCGGAGATAAACTTCGGCTTTATGCTGCCGGGCAAGGAAGTTCAGGATGCGGTACCTTACCGCCACAACAAGATATCCTGCCAGCTGCTCCCGTATTTCCAGGGTTTCACGGCGTTGCCAAAGGTCAACAAATACGTCTTGCACAATGCTTTCTGCTTCAGAGAGATCGCCCAGTTTTTTGCCTGCTATATAAAGCAGTTTATCCCAGTACCTTTTATATATTTCCCGGAAAGCATGATGTTCCCCGCTCTGCAGCATAAGCAACAGTTCCTCATCACTGTGGAATTGTAAATTAGCGGAACCCATCTACGTAGGTTTTTAATTTTGGGTGATGTATTAACGTAAGTCAGTGAATTCTATCTACTGCAAACTTAATGCTAAATCGTTAATGCAACGAGCTAAAATTTTCTGACCCAATTAGCTATATTAGTTCAATGAATCCCGCTGAAAGAATAATAAAGGTCCTCGAACAGGAAAATTTGCGTCCTGAAATAAAAGATGGCGCCATAAAATGGCAAAACATACATGGAGATCAATGCCGTATTTTCGAACAGGATATTGCTGTTAACGAAGAAAAGTTAGCCTGGCTGGAATCAGATGGCTGGGCTTATCATTTACTTAGAATAATGGAAAACGGAGAGGTTTTCAACTGGACTCCCGAAACCTACAATCCCGTATTTGGTTGTTTCTGCCTGCTGCTGGAGTGGTATAACGGCCACCTGATTTTTATTTATCAGGAAAAGCATAAAATATACATCTGCTCTATTCATAACCAGCAGGTTAAACATTTCAGCTTTTCCGGAGAGGACATAGAACGAAAAGGAAATCTCATTTCCTTTGCTGCCCATGGCGACTTACTGAGGAACAAAGTAAGCATCATACAAATTCCGGAACTCGTACAACTGGATCCCGTCAGCCAAACAGCGGCAAAACAAATGGGGTTATTACCACAGGGGTTAAACAGGCCGGATGGGTTTTTAAAGGCAAAATAATAGAGAAGGGCTACCCATGGATAGCCCTTCTCTATTTAAGGCACAACAGCAATAGCTTCTATGCCTACCAAATGTTCCGGCCGCCCAAGGGCTGCAACAAACATCACAGTTATTAATGGCGGGTTGGGCCTGTTTCCCCAAATCTTCTGAAAAGCTTCAAACCCCGGTCGTATATCCTGCCCCTGCAGAACATAGATCGTCCACTTAATTAAATTCTCCCAATCTGCGCCGGCCGCCTGCAAAGCAGTGCCTATGTTCTTCAGCACTTGCTCCGTCTGCGTTTTCATGTCTTTGCCGATAACTTCTCCCGCTTCGTTATTGGCATTGATCTCTCCTATATATATTGTTTTTGCGTTCCCCTGAACGGTAACAACATTAGTGAATGCCGGATTCTTAATTAGTCCATCCGGATTGATGTGTTCTATTTTTAAGTTTCCCATGGTAAACAGGCAACAATCTTTGTGCCATTGATCAATTAACCAGCTTTCTTTGCAGGAACTTTTCTATCTCTGGCAGTGAAACCTTTTTCAAAATGATATTTCCCCCGGGGCCTATTAAATATCTTGCAGGAAGAGTTGTTATTTGCAAGCCTGTTGGCAATATACCATCTGTTCCTTGCAGATCAGACAGATCAGGCCAGGTAATATTATGCTTAATGATTGCCTGTGTCCACAGATCTTTTTTCGTATCCAGCGAAATCCCTAACACCTGTAATCCCTTCGATCTGTAGAGATTATCTATCCTTTTAACTTCGGGCAGTTCATCCAGGCTGGGTCCAGACCCGCTTGCCCAAAAATAGAGCAGTACATATTTTCCACGGAATTCCGAAAGCTCCCGTACATGGTTTGCCGTGTCCGGCATATCCAAATCAAACATGCTATGTCTTTCCCCGATCAATTCCGGATATTCAAAAAGCCAGTATTTCAGCATTTTACCCATCGAACTTCCCTTCAGTTCTTCAGATAGTCCTGAGAAATACTTCTTTGTACTATCAACCGGTAAGCGGATCGAAAAGCTATTCAATTCATAAAGCGCAGCAAAACCAGTGGGGTTCTCTTCAACAAACCTGTACAGATTGGCGGCTATCCTTCTTTCATAAGGCCTGATAATTTCGCTATGGATCCGTTTTGCTTCATCGAGATCCCCCGCTAATCTTAAGCTATCAATTATAGGGTCATATGCATCCACTTCTTTAACAAGAGGATTATACACCTCCTGCATATAGCGCTTATAGATATCATACTGAGGCGATCCGGTAACGATGGATCGCTGTATCGAATCCTTGCTGCCTGTTATCTTTATCTCATTGTTACCAAGGATAAAATAAACGTAGTCCTTTGATTTGCCAGGTACCTCAATTGCATAAAAATCAAGCTCATCAATATGCCCTTTAAAAGTGAAATGGTCATTGACGCTCATACAGGAATCAATGTACCGTACTCTCAGGCTCGAATAACCATTAGGTTTGCTTCCTAACAATACTTTGGTGTTGCCGATACCATCTATCTTTCCGGAAATGGTGAATCCCTTTTTCTCCTGCGCCATTCCTCTCACACAAAGGATCAGTAATAATGCTGTTGTAAGTCGAATTAGAGACATAATGTATAGTT includes:
- a CDS encoding RidA family protein, with product MGNLKIEHINPDGLIKNPAFTNVVTVQGNAKTIYIGEINANNEAGEVIGKDMKTQTEQVLKNIGTALQAAGADWENLIKWTIYVLQGQDIRPGFEAFQKIWGNRPNPPLITVMFVAALGRPEHLVGIEAIAVVP
- a CDS encoding FecR family protein is translated as MQDHSTNKRYQELARKQLQGTISPDEAAELAQWLAHDDGQFLEVPPAMAESRELHEKRLLGAIEQNIGWRRSARIRTFRTVATAAAVLLVAVLGWWLLKPSPSIPAAVPLAENSNNDRAPGGNRAVLTLGNGQRIVLDSASNGTLFNQGGIQCVKLDSGSLAYNMGGASDEVQIHTLSTPVGGQFRITLSDGTSVWLNAASTLRFPSSFSGQDRSVEITGEAYFEVARNEHMPFKVAFNGNSVEVLGTHFNVMAYADEAKSKVTLLEGSVAVSNLSGRHILKPGMQALVGNTITMSRANVEEAVAWKNGLFIFDNEDIHSIMRKLSRWYNIKPEYTGEMQGLTFSGTVSRYGNVSGVLNMLEMTESVRFGLKGTTIQVSR
- a CDS encoding RNA polymerase sigma-70 factor, whose protein sequence is MGSANLQFHSDEELLLMLQSGEHHAFREIYKRYWDKLLYIAGKKLGDLSEAESIVQDVFVDLWQRRETLEIREQLAGYLVVAVRYRILNFLARQHKAEVYLRDTARSLSPADHSTEEWLGFEELKGWLEKIVAALPEKCQLAYRLRGEGYSQREIARYMKVSEKTVETHISRALKILRSGLGQLISRMWMLFF
- a CDS encoding TonB-dependent receptor, giving the protein MQRFHTLKFLLYGKLTFALCMMAFMQVRASAFAQLVTLNVKNTSIEVVLKELKRQSGYKLLYNDAQLASTKPVSISVEKATVEEVLDLCFAGQPLDYAIRENTIVVKPRSNSAQQVFSVKGKVVGESQEPLPGVNIAVKGTSKGTVTREDGSYVLSVPLGTETLVFSFIGYISQEIPIQRRSTVDAKLAVENKALTTLVVVGYGVQKKATLTGSVAAVTNAEINTTKNENVLNMLTGKVPGLRIVQNSSEPGSFDNNFDIRGFGAPLMIIDGIPRDNIARLDPNDIENISVLKDASAAVYGVRAANGVILVTTKRGKIGRQLTYNGSYTWQKPSGLPRSLDAIGYMTLVNEKLMHNVNGGRLAYTDADFDAYRNGSKQSTDWYTPTIKDVVPQMQHNLNASGGSEDISYYVSLGYTEQQGFLRSGDLNYKRYNVRSNITGKVTRDITVDLNINGIFDQKNQPYQDSWWIIRSFWRQNPLEPVYANNNPDYLAHTPVDGTNPVAMSNKDISGYKQFLNRWFQSSVSATYQVPFLAGLKFKGMYSYDYNSYTNKLYQREYNQYTYDAASNAYTARPQQSPSSLRREYYERPNSLFQLSASYDHKFNSVHDVSALILYENSVRSGDNFYAMRELSLAVDQLMAGNSTNQQGNMSSSLNDLYRNANRALVGRINYAFKSKYLLEASFRRDGSSKFPGDKQFGFFPGVSAGWRVSEEGFWKNSPALRMIDNLKIRASYGELGDDGAAAYQFITGYTYPASGDNNQLPPGHIFDDEFINGLQSKGIPNPFITWFVAKTTNFGIDINAWRGMLGLTVDIFRRDGTGLLTTRAQSLPGVVGANLPQENLNSNRSQGIELEINHGNKIGDFEYYAKAIYSYTRTRNRFVERSAAGNSYENWRQNSNNRFNNARWGLGAGGRFESWQSILDSKNYVGRGTLPGDYAYEDWNGDGMISDLDVHPIAYNGIPLVNYGLMLGGSWKGVDFNCLFQGSDMVNIGYNEQLRESLWGGGSGLALFLDRWHPADPKADPYDPNTQWIPGKYGYTGTVPDENSAFNVQNAAYLRLKSAEVGYSLPERIATRIGLKGVRAFVNGYNLITITDIKYVDPEHPATLYSYLYPLNRTFSVGLNVKF
- a CDS encoding TlpA disulfide reductase family protein yields the protein MSLIRLTTALLLILCVRGMAQEKKGFTISGKIDGIGNTKVLLGSKPNGYSSLRVRYIDSCMSVNDHFTFKGHIDELDFYAIEVPGKSKDYVYFILGNNEIKITGSKDSIQRSIVTGSPQYDIYKRYMQEVYNPLVKEVDAYDPIIDSLRLAGDLDEAKRIHSEIIRPYERRIAANLYRFVEENPTGFAALYELNSFSIRLPVDSTKKYFSGLSEELKGSSMGKMLKYWLFEYPELIGERHSMFDLDMPDTANHVRELSEFRGKYVLLYFWASGSGPSLDELPEVKRIDNLYRSKGLQVLGISLDTKKDLWTQAIIKHNITWPDLSDLQGTDGILPTGLQITTLPARYLIGPGGNIILKKVSLPEIEKFLQRKLVN